The genomic interval CGTGCTGGTCTGATTGTTCATCGTGTAGTAGCCAATCAGCATCAGGCTCAGCACCATCATCGTGGACAACCACACCGTCTGCCGTTTCACCATCGCATGCATCCTCCTAATCTCCGTCTATTCACCCTTTTGAGGTTCGACAGTAATCTTATATGCGGGCACGTCCAACACATTCGTAATTGCGTCCACGATTTCTGTTTTCGCCTGGACAAAGTCATTGGCATCCACCGTGACCAACACGCCCAGGACGCCGACGCCGTTCGTGCCCCCGCTCGCCAGTTGGCCGCTCTGCGCGAGTGTCACGAGCACCGAGACGGCGTTCACCCCCGGAAGCTTTTGCAGCATCGACTGCAACTCGTTTTCGTAGTACGACGCGATCGACACGAGCCCTTGAGGCCCTTGGTCGGTTCCGGTGGCGTTCCATGGCCAGGTCGAGCTCGCCGAGCTGGCGTTGGTAGGCGACGCGGAACTGACGGGCTGCGATCGCGCCCCTGGCCACAACCAGCTGAACGCCAGCAACACCACGCCGAGCGCCCCCAAGGCGACAAGCCCGCGCTGTTTGAGAAGAAGATTCCAGTTCATCGGGGCGCGTCTCCCTCGTCCAAGACCTCGACTTGGTTCGGCCCGATGTCCAGATGGGACGCGATGATCTGCCGAATCTCCACCGCGTCCGCCATGCCCGTAGGCCGAACCAGCACGGTGACTGCCATCTGGTCGGCGCTCGTGGGGTGTTCGACGGTCACCTTGACCACCTCCGAACGGATCGGATCGGGCAGAGACGCCTCGGCCCATTCCGCGAGATACGTGGCGGCGTCCTGATCCTCCGCCTGATGAAGTGCTTGCGCGTAATCTTGGACAGCGCGGCTTTCCGGCTGCGCAGGGGCCGTTGTGGCCGTGTTCCCAAACAGGAAGTCCGAGGCCCGGTCTGCCGCGCTGTTTGCCCACCCTCCCCGAAGCGCCGGCAGGATGGGGCTCAACAGCGCCGCCAGAAGAGCCACCCCCACCGTCATCCGGACATAGCGCACAAGCCCGCCGGACGGCAGCATCATCTCCGCAATCCCGCCGATGAGCGCGATGGCCACCACTTGCCTCAGCCACTCTCCGAGCCCGTTCACGCCGTGATCACCGCCAGGTTGGCCGCCGCAAGCAGGATGCAGATGGCAAAGAAGAACATCAGCGCCACCGTGGCCACCGAGGCAAACACGAGCAGCATGGTCCTCCCGAGCGCCCCGAGGCAGGCGATGATCGGCGTTTCGCCCACCGGCTGCATCACGGCCGCGCCTGCGGAATACATCGCGGAAACCGCGAGGATTTTCATCGCCGGAAACGCCGCCATCAGCGCGATCACGACGAGCCCTGCGATCCCGACGGCGTTTTTGACGAGAAGCGAGGCGCCGAGCACCGTTTCGGCGGCGTCGGAGATGGCCTTGCCCACCACGGGCACAAACGTCCCCACGCCAAACTTCATCGTCCGAAGCGCCAGCCCGTCCGCAATTCCACGCCCCGTTCCCTGCACCGCGGTCACGCCCACAAACACCACGAGGGCAAAGCTCAGGACCGCGAGCCCAGCCGTCCGCGCCAAGGACGCCAGCCGTGTCAGCGGATACCGCGGGGCCATGGACGACGCGAGCTCCAAAACGGCGGCCAAAAAGACCAGCGGAAAGACCACGAGGAACACGACGTTGGAGACGAAGTGCACACAAAAGATGAGCATCGGCTGAAAGAACGCCGCCGACGCGAGCGATCCCGACCCCGCGAGCAGCGCGATGGACACGGGCATGGTGGCGAGCATGAAGTGGTTCATCGACTCGATAGCCTGACGCGCCGACCCGAAGGTTTCCACGAGCGACCGCGTGACGAGCGCCGCGAGCACGAACGAGACCACCATTTGGGCCACTTCGCCCACCGACTCTTCCGCGAACGACGACTGCATCATCCTGAGAAGCACCGCTGCCACGGAGAGGATGAGAAGTCCCCCGAAGAGGCCGACATCGTCGACGACTTCCTGAAAAAAGTAGTGCACCAAGCCCGACACCATGCCGTGAAAGGAAGGCCCCCCGTGCTCAAGCACCGACTGAATGAGCGACGGACCACCGGCGTGCGGAAGAAATCCCCCATACTGAGATTCGAGCTGGTGCCAGTAGGCGTCGATGGACTGCGTGTCGACGTGATCGAGCTCGCTCTGCGCGGTGTTTTGAAGGATCTGCTCGGCGGACTGTTCGGCGGACTGTTCGGCAGACTGCGTCACCTGGCCGTCGGTCGGATCTCCCCGCGCCCAGACCGGGAGCCCGACGAGGACCACCACGGAAGTGAACAACGCGATGAAAAAGCGCCACCGGTTCCTCACAAGCCTCGCCCCTTCACGGAATCATCCGAACGATCACGTCGAGCACGTCCTTGAAGATGGGCAGCGCCAAGAGGACAATTCCGATCTTGCCGGCGAGCTCGATCCGCCCGCCGAGCGCGGACTCGCCGGCGTCGCGCGCGATGTCAGCCGCGAATTCCACGACGTACGCGATGCCGAGGATGCGGATGAGCGTCTGGAGAAACATTTGGTTCATGTGCGCCGCCGCCGTCAGCTGCTGAAACGTGTCGAGCGCGCCCGAGATGGATCGCACCAAAAGGAGAAGAATGAGGACGCCCGCGAACAGGCTGACCAGCGTCGCAAAGGACGGCATTTGTTGTCGCAGAAGCGCTGCGAGCACCGTGGCGGTCAGGCCAATGCCGATGATTTGAACGATGTGCACGAGATTCACCTACTGCAGCAGGAAGACGCTGGTGATTTCGTGATACAGGTGGTCGACGTATCCAATCACGATCACGAACACGGCCACCAAGCCTGCCAGGGTGGCCCAGTGCGCGAAATCCTCTTTGCCACTCTGCTTCAATACCGTGTGAAAGATGGCCGCGATAAAGCCTACGGCGAAAATGCGAAACAGATCCCGAATCTCGGGCGACATCACGCATCCCCTCTTTTCGCGCACATTGCCTCGCGTCCGCCTGTTACAGGAGCAGAAGGACGATGAACACCCCGGCCAAGGCACCTAGGTATTGCCACAGGCGTGCGCCTTGGATGGCTTCGTCCTGCGCGGCTTGAATCGCCGCTTCCAGATCCGCGCGCGCCGCGAGAAAGGGCTGTTGCAGGTGGTCGCGATCGGCTACGGCGATGGAGCGCAACAGGCGAAGGAACGGCTCCGCATCCGCATCCCGCAGGGTTCCGCTCGTCGCCGAGGCAAGCGAGACGTTCTGGAGCGCGATTTCAGGGGAATCGGCGGGACGGCTGAGCACATTCGCCATGTCCACGAGCCACGATCCGCACCACCCTCCGAGCCGCGTGCCGACCGCACGCAACGCCTGCGGAATCGGCGTCGCATGGTATTCGACTTCGCTCTGAAGCTCGATGAGCGCCTGAAGCAACTGCCTGAGGGCCTTGGGTCGATCCCGGTAGCCCTGAGCCACGCGAAGTCCGATGAGCGTACAAGCGAAAAGCACCAACGCGGCACCCGCAAGCTTCATCTCGCCTCCGCGCCCCCGCGGCGAAGCGGTCGCCCCTCCGCGTCCAGGACCGCCTCGACGGTGCCCGGTCCATGGCGGCGGCTCAGCACGATATACCGGTCGAAGGCGCGCGCGGAAAACAATCTCTCCATCCACGGCCTGCGGCGCCACGCGTCGAGCGAAGCGGCGTGCGCGGTCGCCACCACCGCGACGCCTGCGAGCGACGCCTCCAGCACCGCCTCCGCATCCTCCATTCGGCCGATCTCGTCCGTGACCACGACGTGCGGAGACAGACTCCGAATCGCCATCATCATGCCCTCCGCTTTCGGACACCCGTCGAGGACGTCCGCGCGGGGGCCGAGATCGAATTGCGGGATGCCGTCGACGCTGCCCGCAATCTCCGAGCGCTCGTCGATCACGGCGACCTTCAAGCCGGGATCGACGAGCGCGAAGTCGCCGTAGCTGAACCGGCGCGCCACGTCGCGCACGAGCGTCGTCTTGCCGCACTGCGGCGGCGATACGATGAGCGACGAAAGCGGACGGCGTGAGACGCGATCGTACAAGAAAGGCATTACGGACGCCGCCGCGCCCGGATGATCGCGCGAAATGCGAACGTTGAGCGAGGTGACGTGGCGAAAGGCGCGCACATGCCCCGCTTCCACCACGGCGCGGCCCGCGATGCCCACCCGGTGTCCGCCCGGCAAGGTGACGTATCCGTGCCGCATGTCTTCCTCCACGGCGTAACGAGAAAACTGCGTCAGGCGCTGCAGAACCTGCGCCAATTCGTCGGCCGAAACGCGCACACCGCGATGCGGTGACTGCGTGAGTTCGCCATCTTCCGCCAAAAAGGCGGGGCGCTGACGCAGGCACAGTTCGAGCGGCTGCCCGGCGCGCAGACGAATCTCCTCAAGTTCATCGAGCAAATCGTCGCTCAAGCCTTGGAGCGACCGCGCCAACTCGCCGGGCAACACGGCGAGCACTTGCTCCAGGACCGATCTCGGATTCGAACGCGCCACGGACACACCGGCCACCCCCTGCCTAGTCCATGTATATGGACGGGCGTGCGCCTGTATGCGAATCGCCGGTTCGTCGGAACCCCGCGTGAAGGGATTGCATTGAATGAGGAGAAGAGCGAGGAGGGTCGATGGTGGATCTGTCTCTGATCGTCCGATGGATCGTCGTCTTCCTGGTGATCTTTCTGCTTTTGATGGTGCTCGTGTTCAGCCTCATGCGAAAGAAGGCATGAAAAGGCCCGTGCGGGAGGCGAATCCCACCTGCCGCACGGGCTTTTTCACCGCGCCCTTTGACTCACGCGCGCGACACGTATTCGCCCGAACGCGTGTCGATCACGACTTTGTCGCCCACGTTGATAAAGAACGGCACCTGCAGCGTGTACCCCGTCTCCACTGTCGCAGACTTGCTGCCGCCCGTCGCCGTGTCACCGCGGATGCCCGGCTCAGTATCGATGACCTCGAGCTCCACGGTATTGGGCAGATCGATGCCGATGATCTCGCCCTGGTACTGAACGATGAAGCAGTTCATGTTCTCTTTCAGGAAGTTCAGTTCGTACTCGAGCTGAGCGCGCGGGATGTTGATCTGCTCGTACGTCTCGGTGTCCATGAACGTGTAATTCTCGCCGTCGTTGTACAGGTACTGCATCTCACGCGTCTCAATCCGCGCCCGCGGCACTTTTTCCCCCGCGCGGAACGTCGTCTCTCGAATCGCGCCGGTCTTCACGTTCTTCAACTTCGTCCGCACGAACGCCGAGCCCTTGCCCGGTTTCACGTGCATGAACTCGATCACGCGCCAGACCGATCCATCGTACTCAATGGTCGTCCCGTTGCGAAAGTCGTTGCTTGAAATCATGCGTCAAGCCCTCCAACTTTGTCATCTCACGGCTTCGGCTGGCAGAGAGCGAGCGTCGCCAACCGGTAGCCCTCGAGGCCAAGCCCCACAATCTGGCCCGTGACGACGTCACTCAGGACCAGTTGGTGCCGAAACGGCTCGCGGCGGTGCACATTGGAGATGTGCACCTCGACCGTAGGCCGATCGATGTCTTCCAGACAATCGCGCAGCGCGTAACTGTAGTGCCCGAACGCCCCCGGATTGATGATGATGCCGTGCGCTCCAGACCCGTACTGCTGCAGGAAGTCGATGAGATCGCCTTCGTGGTTCGACTGTCGGTCGATCACGTCAAAGCCGAACGGGAGGGCCGTGCTTCGGACCAACTCCACCACGTCCGCCAGCGTGCGCTGGCCGTAGACCTCCGGCTTTCGCACGCCCAACCGATTGAGGTTGGGCCCGTGAACGAGCAGAATATAGCGATCCGCCACAACGCGCCCCCCTTGTCCCAACCGTTCCAGCCAGAAAACCGCTCCCATTGTAACACAGCCGCGCAAAGCCTTGCTATACTGGTCGTGAAGGAGGCCACAGGATGGAAATCTGGCTCGTTCGCCACGGAGAGACGGACTGGAACGTCGAAGGGCGCGTCCAGGGATGGACCGACGTGCCGCTCAACGAGGTCGGCAGGCGACAGGCCGACCGGCTGGCCGCCTGGCTCCGGCCCGTCCATATCGACCATATCTATTCGAGCGATCTCGAACGCGCGCTCGAGACCGCGCGGCGGGTGAGCCGCACCACCGGCGCGCCCATCACCGTGCGGCCGTGCCTGCGCGAACATTATTTCGGCCAAGCCGAGGGGTTGCTCCGCAGCGAGAGTCTGCGGCGTTTCCCGAACGGCGCGCCGGATCGAGAGCCGCCCGAGCACGCCACCGAACGCGTCGTGCGATGCCTGAAAGACATCGCGCGCGCACACCCGCACGGGCGCGTGCTCGTCGCCACCCACGGGGGCGTCGTGCGCTCCGTCCTTCGGTGGATGGGCGTCGACTTCACCACCATCGACAACACGAGCATCACGCGGATCTCCGTCATCGGAGATACGTTCCACGCGCTCGGCGTCAACGAGACGCCTCATCTGGCCGACCTCTCCGCACTGCGTCAGTCCAACGGATGACGCAGTCGCGGCTGCCGCGCCGCCTTGACCTCGTCGAGCCTTCCCACAATCGTTCGATGCGGAGCCGTGCGCACGACCTCCGGTTCTTGCTCGGCTTCGCGAGCGATTTCGCGCATGATCTCGACAAAGCGATCCAGGGTCTCCTTGCTCTCCGACTCCGTCGGCTCGATCATCATGCCCTCCTCCACGATGAGCGGGAAGTAGATGGTCGGCGGATGCACGCCGAAGTCGATGAGGCGCTTCGCCATGTCGAGCGTGCGGACGCCGAGGGCCTTTTGCCTCTTGCCTGAGATCACAAACTCGTGCTTGCAAGGCCCTTCATAGGGCGCCTCGAAATGGGACTTCAACTGCTGCAGCAAATAGTTGGCGTTCAGCACGGCCGCCTCCGACACCTGCTTCAACCCTTCGGCGCCGAGCGTGCGAATGTAGGCGTAGGCGCGCACCAGCACGCCGAAATTGCCGAAAAACCCCTTCACCTTGCCGATGGACTTCGGCCGATCCCAGTTCCACGCGTACTGATGGCCTCGCTTCTCCAGGACAGGCACCGGAAGGTATGGCTCCAGAAACGCCTTCACGCCCACCGGCCCGGCTCCGGGCCCTCCGCCTCCGTGCGGCGTGGAGAAGGTCTTGTGAAGATTGAGATGGACCACGTCAAAGCCCATATCCCCGGGCCGCGCGTAGCCCAAGATGGCGTTCATGTTGGCGCCGTCGTAATACAGGAGACCCCCCGCATCGTGCACGATGCGCGCGATCTCGACGATATCGCGCTCGAAAAGCCCAAGCGTATTCGGATTCGTCAACATGAGCGCGGCCGTGCGCTCGCTCACCGCCTGGCGCAGCGCCTCCAGATCCACACGGCCATCGGGCCGAGACGGAATGGTGACGGCGCGCAGCCCCGCCATGCTCACGCTGGCTGGATTGGTGCCGTGCGCAGAGTCAGGGACGATGACCTGATCGCGACCAGTCTCGCCGCGATCGACGTGGTATTTCCGGATCATCATGAGCCCCGTCCACTCGCCGTGCGCACCGGCGGCCGGTTGCAGGCTGACCGCGTCCATGCCCGTGATGACCGCGAGGTGCGCGCTCAGTTCGTGCAGCAGGGCGAGCGCGCCCTGCACCAGTTCCTCCGGCATCAGCGGATGAAGCCGCGCGAAGCCATCCAGCCGGCTCCAACGCTCGTTCCGCTTCGGATTGTATTTCATGGTGCACGACCCGAGCGGATAGAAGCCGCTGTCCACGCCGTGATTCTTCTGAGACAGCGCCGTGTAGTGCCGCACCACGTCGACCTCGCTCACCTCGGGCAGGCGAGCCGGCTCGCGGCGCACATACGGCTCGATCTCGGCCAGATCCGCCTCCGGCACATCCAGTTCCGGCAGCTCATACGCCCGTCTCCCCGGGCGGCTCAGCTCGAAGATCAGCGG from Alicyclobacillus acidocaldarius subsp. acidocaldarius DSM 446 carries:
- a CDS encoding stage III sporulation protein AF, yielding MNGLGEWLRQVVAIALIGGIAEMMLPSGGLVRYVRMTVGVALLAALLSPILPALRGGWANSAADRASDFLFGNTATTAPAQPESRAVQDYAQALHQAEDQDAATYLAEWAEASLPDPIRSEVVKVTVEHPTSADQMAVTVLVRPTGMADAVEIRQIIASHLDIGPNQVEVLDEGDAPR
- the spoIIIAE gene encoding stage III sporulation protein AE, with product MRNRWRFFIALFTSVVVLVGLPVWARGDPTDGQVTQSAEQSAEQSAEQILQNTAQSELDHVDTQSIDAYWHQLESQYGGFLPHAGGPSLIQSVLEHGGPSFHGMVSGLVHYFFQEVVDDVGLFGGLLILSVAAVLLRMMQSSFAEESVGEVAQMVVSFVLAALVTRSLVETFGSARQAIESMNHFMLATMPVSIALLAGSGSLASAAFFQPMLIFCVHFVSNVVFLVVFPLVFLAAVLELASSMAPRYPLTRLASLARTAGLAVLSFALVVFVGVTAVQGTGRGIADGLALRTMKFGVGTFVPVVGKAISDAAETVLGASLLVKNAVGIAGLVVIALMAAFPAMKILAVSAMYSAGAAVMQPVGETPIIACLGALGRTMLLVFASVATVALMFFFAICILLAAANLAVITA
- the spoIIIAD gene encoding stage III sporulation protein AD; amino-acid sequence: MHIVQIIGIGLTATVLAALLRQQMPSFATLVSLFAGVLILLLLVRSISGALDTFQQLTAAAHMNQMFLQTLIRILGIAYVVEFAADIARDAGESALGGRIELAGKIGIVLLALPIFKDVLDVIVRMIP
- the spoIIIAC gene encoding stage III sporulation protein AC, with translation MSPEIRDLFRIFAVGFIAAIFHTVLKQSGKEDFAHWATLAGLVAVFVIVIGYVDHLYHEITSVFLLQ
- a CDS encoding stage III sporulation protein AB; its protein translation is MKLAGAALVLFACTLIGLRVAQGYRDRPKALRQLLQALIELQSEVEYHATPIPQALRAVGTRLGGWCGSWLVDMANVLSRPADSPEIALQNVSLASATSGTLRDADAEPFLRLLRSIAVADRDHLQQPFLAARADLEAAIQAAQDEAIQGARLWQYLGALAGVFIVLLLL
- the spoIIIAA gene encoding stage III sporulation protein AA produces the protein MSVARSNPRSVLEQVLAVLPGELARSLQGLSDDLLDELEEIRLRAGQPLELCLRQRPAFLAEDGELTQSPHRGVRVSADELAQVLQRLTQFSRYAVEEDMRHGYVTLPGGHRVGIAGRAVVEAGHVRAFRHVTSLNVRISRDHPGAAASVMPFLYDRVSRRPLSSLIVSPPQCGKTTLVRDVARRFSYGDFALVDPGLKVAVIDERSEIAGSVDGIPQFDLGPRADVLDGCPKAEGMMMAIRSLSPHVVVTDEIGRMEDAEAVLEASLAGVAVVATAHAASLDAWRRRPWMERLFSARAFDRYIVLSRRHGPGTVEAVLDAEGRPLRRGGAEAR
- the efp gene encoding elongation factor P; protein product: MISSNDFRNGTTIEYDGSVWRVIEFMHVKPGKGSAFVRTKLKNVKTGAIRETTFRAGEKVPRARIETREMQYLYNDGENYTFMDTETYEQINIPRAQLEYELNFLKENMNCFIVQYQGEIIGIDLPNTVELEVIDTEPGIRGDTATGGSKSATVETGYTLQVPFFINVGDKVVIDTRSGEYVSRA
- the aroQ gene encoding type II 3-dehydroquinate dehydratase: MADRYILLVHGPNLNRLGVRKPEVYGQRTLADVVELVRSTALPFGFDVIDRQSNHEGDLIDFLQQYGSGAHGIIINPGAFGHYSYALRDCLEDIDRPTVEVHISNVHRREPFRHQLVLSDVVTGQIVGLGLEGYRLATLALCQPKP
- a CDS encoding histidine phosphatase family protein; the encoded protein is MEIWLVRHGETDWNVEGRVQGWTDVPLNEVGRRQADRLAAWLRPVHIDHIYSSDLERALETARRVSRTTGAPITVRPCLREHYFGQAEGLLRSESLRRFPNGAPDREPPEHATERVVRCLKDIARAHPHGRVLVATHGGVVRSVLRWMGVDFTTIDNTSITRISVIGDTFHALGVNETPHLADLSALRQSNG
- the gcvPB gene encoding aminomethyl-transferring glycine dehydrogenase subunit GcvPB, with amino-acid sequence MTIQREGLEPLIFELSRPGRRAYELPELDVPEADLAEIEPYVRREPARLPEVSEVDVVRHYTALSQKNHGVDSGFYPLGSCTMKYNPKRNERWSRLDGFARLHPLMPEELVQGALALLHELSAHLAVITGMDAVSLQPAAGAHGEWTGLMMIRKYHVDRGETGRDQVIVPDSAHGTNPASVSMAGLRAVTIPSRPDGRVDLEALRQAVSERTAALMLTNPNTLGLFERDIVEIARIVHDAGGLLYYDGANMNAILGYARPGDMGFDVVHLNLHKTFSTPHGGGGPGAGPVGVKAFLEPYLPVPVLEKRGHQYAWNWDRPKSIGKVKGFFGNFGVLVRAYAYIRTLGAEGLKQVSEAAVLNANYLLQQLKSHFEAPYEGPCKHEFVISGKRQKALGVRTLDMAKRLIDFGVHPPTIYFPLIVEEGMMIEPTESESKETLDRFVEIMREIAREAEQEPEVVRTAPHRTIVGRLDEVKAARQPRLRHPLD